The following DNA comes from Picosynechococcus sp. PCC 7003.
ATGGTCAGGCAGAACAATTTAGTACGGCCTTTAATATCCAATCGGCTTCCCGTAGTGCGATCGCCAGAACCCGAGACAACAAAATTCTCCTGGTGACTCTCCATGGCGCAGCAGAAGAAACAGCAGGGGCAACCCTCAACGAATGGGCGAATATTCTGCGGCGTATGGGGGCTACGGATGCCTTGAATTTAGATGGAGGCGGATCCTCGGCCCTCGCCATCGGTGCTAATTTAAGCGATCGCCACCCAAGCACCGCCGGACGGGTTAACAACGGCATCGGCTTGTTTTTAGAATAGAACCGACGCACGCTAATCCTCGCCCAAATTACCGATGAATAAACGCCTTGTCCAAGTCATTGTCTTTGTGATGATCGTTCTGTTGCTGGTGCCCCTCCTGGCAACCCCTGCCTTTGGTGCCGATCTCGACCAGGGAACCCAGATTTTTGAGGCCCATTGCGCTGGCTGTCATCTCAACGGTGGCAACATTGTCCGGCGCGGCAAAAATCTCAAAAAACGAGCGATGGAGAAAAATGGCTATACCTCTGTAGAGGCGATCGCCAATCTCGTCACCCAGGGCAAAGGCAACATGTCCGCCTACGGTGACAAACTCAGCCCCGAAGAAATTCAGGCCGTCTCCCAGTACGTTCTCCAGCAATCCCAAACCAACTGGAAATCTTAGAAATCAAAGTAAATGTAAGGAATATTCCCCTCCGGCCCAAAAATCAAAATACCGTAGAAACAGAGGGGAATTAGCGCCACTTTGAGGCCCCAATTTAGTTGGAGTTGCCACTGGCGCTGCACCAGATAAGTTCCCCCCATCCCCAACAAGAGCAAGCCCAACAACACCAAAAAACCAGGTCTTTCCAAACCAAGCCCCTCCAAATAAATTTTTTGGGTAAATTGCAGATCCCCCGGATAACGCCACAGATGCCGCAGAACTAGCACAGCGCGGGGCCCATCGGGTAAGCGAAAGGGAACCCAACTCAAGAACACAAACGCCTGGGTCAAGAGCCATGCCCCAAATATTCCGGGTAGCGACGCCCAAAAACGCTCTAACCACAGCCAGCGCCTCGCACACCACTGCCCTAGTCGATGAATTCCTAGGCCCAAACCATGGAGACAGCCCCAGATGACGTAACCCCAGGCGGCCCCATGCCATAATCCGGCTAAAAACATCACCACAAAAAGATTGGCACAGGTGCGCCCCAAACCCCGCCGGGATCCCCCCAGGGGAAAATACAGATAGTTACGTAGCCAATCCCCTAAGCTGATGTGCCAACGCCGCCAAAATTCTGCCAAACTCGTTGAAAAATAAGGAAAATCAAAATTTTCGGGGAGCTGAAAACCGAGTAATTTCGCACTGCCCAAGGCTAGATCCACATAGCCACTAAAGTCAAAATAAAGCTGGAGACCATAGGCCAAGATAAAAAGCCATAGGTCACCGCTGCCCGCCCGTTCGAGGTTGTTGGCACAGAGTTCCACAAAAACCCCCAGGTTGTCCGCGATGAGGACTTTTTTCACCGCGCCGCTGGCGATGAGCCATAGCCCTTCGACCCCTTCGTCGAGCAGTAAGCCTGCAGTTCTACGACCCTGCCCCGCAAAAATATGAAAGCGCGTAATCGGCCCCGACAGGAGTTTGGGGAAGAACAGTTTGTAACTACCGAATGTCAAGAGAGATTGGGCAGCGGGCGCACCCCGGTATACATCTACCAGGTAGGCAATACATTCAAAGGTAAAAAAGGAAATCCCCAGGGGCGCAATCAGTGTTTCTTGGAAGGCGATCGCCCATTGTTCTAGTCCAGGCAGAGGCCAGAGCCAGGCTAAATTCTCAAGGGTAAAAGGAATATATTTAAACCCAAAAAGCACCGCCAGATTCAGAAAAATCCCCAAGCCCAACCAATACCCAGGCTGCCATTGCCACAACCGAAAAGCTTGCCGTAAAGACTGGGGGCGATCGCCTGCTGGACCTTGGCGAGCAAGAAATTTCCCCCAAAAGAAGTTTAAGGCCGTCAAACCTAGCAGCAATGGTAAAAACTGCGGTTGTAGCAGGCCATAAAACAGGACACTCGCCAGGAGCAGCAACCAGCGTTGCAATGGTGGCCAAAACCGTCCCAAGCCCCAATAGCTCATCACCGTTCCCAGGAGGAAACAGCCATAGCCGAAGGATACCAGCCTCATCAGTTCGTCAGAAAAACATCAGGGTCACCATAGCAGCCCTGTCCCGGAATTAATAGCCCTGTCCCGGATCAAAGGGTTCCACAATTTCTACTTCAACGGCCTTTTCAATTTCTGGTTCCGCCTCAATAATCAAAGGAGCCGATACCGGTTCTAGCTCAGGTAGGGCGATGCGCTGCGGTGCTTTTTCCTTCACGAGGTCTGGCATTGGTTCTGCCTTATCCAGCCAGTATTCTGCCACC
Coding sequences within:
- a CDS encoding c-type cytochrome produces the protein MNKRLVQVIVFVMIVLLLVPLLATPAFGADLDQGTQIFEAHCAGCHLNGGNIVRRGKNLKKRAMEKNGYTSVEAIANLVTQGKGNMSAYGDKLSPEEIQAVSQYVLQQSQTNWKS
- a CDS encoding MBOAT family protein, with amino-acid sequence MRLVSFGYGCFLLGTVMSYWGLGRFWPPLQRWLLLLASVLFYGLLQPQFLPLLLGLTALNFFWGKFLARQGPAGDRPQSLRQAFRLWQWQPGYWLGLGIFLNLAVLFGFKYIPFTLENLAWLWPLPGLEQWAIAFQETLIAPLGISFFTFECIAYLVDVYRGAPAAQSLLTFGSYKLFFPKLLSGPITRFHIFAGQGRRTAGLLLDEGVEGLWLIASGAVKKVLIADNLGVFVELCANNLERAGSGDLWLFILAYGLQLYFDFSGYVDLALGSAKLLGFQLPENFDFPYFSTSLAEFWRRWHISLGDWLRNYLYFPLGGSRRGLGRTCANLFVVMFLAGLWHGAAWGYVIWGCLHGLGLGIHRLGQWCARRWLWLERFWASLPGIFGAWLLTQAFVFLSWVPFRLPDGPRAVLVLRHLWRYPGDLQFTQKIYLEGLGLERPGFLVLLGLLLLGMGGTYLVQRQWQLQLNWGLKVALIPLCFYGILIFGPEGNIPYIYFDF